The following nucleotide sequence is from Diorhabda sublineata isolate icDioSubl1.1 chromosome 11, icDioSubl1.1, whole genome shotgun sequence.
CACAAAATGATTTCTGCACAACTTGATATGtggaaatttgtattttaccaaatttttataattacgcGTGAACGACAGGCTATTGCTGAGACTTGTTGTCACGTCATGTCCACCTGAATCCAACAAATCCATGTTGGGCTATCAACTTAATGGAAAGCCAGAGATAAGGCCCATAGACACATTTAAATCCGAAGCTAACTTCACTAGACCAGAGTCAATTGACTGGAGAGAAAAAGGAGCAGTATTTGGAGTTAAGAATCAAGGACAATGCGGTTCATGCTGGGCTTTTAGTACTGTAAGTATTATGTATTCAATCTTATTTGATCACATAATATGTTGGTAGATACTTACATTTTTAAAGACCGGATTATACTTCTACTcacttttttcattcaaatactGATCTAGGAAAGAATTCTTGACTCATTTGATGAGAAAAACAGTCCGATAATGTGTAGCAAATATCGTCGATTGTTCGGCTTCTTTTTGTATTCAATGAATTATCTTTAAATTTTCAGAACTACATCTACTGAACAGATTTATGCAGTAACATCAGAGGTATACTCGCTATTGAATATAATTGGTTCCAATCGGAGAGTATTGGGTGTTTTGGAGAGTTATCACATGTCAAACCAAAACATTTATTGCAAACTATAAGCTCCAAAGAGCGGAAGGAATTGTCGTATTTTGATAAGTTTTATTGGTACTGGTCGAAACTGACAAACCAGAATTTTGTATAACCTAAATTACATATACAATTTTTGGAACTGAATCATCATCCATTGGTGTCCCATATTTCTTATCTGAGAACTTCACTGTACTCCGCTTTCACATTAATTTTAAGGTTTCGCCTTCTGCAGTCTACTCATTAGCTTGTGTTTAACGAGTAGCtggagaaattcaaaaattcaaaatttaaaacgcTGCAAATCGTAAGTTACTAATTTCCAGACGATGAaaacataagtattcgaaagctcggataTATATTAGGGTTAGTACATTAGAATGACATTATGATATACCAAAAGCATAAAACTTGACATTCCCACGTCATCATAGTCTAAATTGTAGTTATTTTCAGACAGGTGGTCTTGAGGGTCAACTTGCCATTCATCATAAACAATACATTCCTTTGAGTGAGCAAGAATTAGTGGCTTGTGATAAAGATAATTATGCTTGTGTATGTGGTTGGATTGACGTTTCCTATGCGTACGTACAACAAATTGGTCTTAGTTCAGAGGAGCAGTATCCATACCTTGGCCAGGGAAGTAGATGCCTCAACAATATCACCAACAAACCTCTCACTTCTATTCAAGGAATTTACGTAGTGTGATGTGCTTgaatataaaatggaaattcatttgttttaataacTTGTTTCTTCCTTGTATTTACAATAATCACTACAATACTTTTTCTAGTGAATTCTGTCGCCTGatatattcttatatttcacTTTTCCTGTCAATTTTAACCGTAAGAGTAAAAAGAACTctatatctatttatttatttattgataacttGCAGGATTGTTTGCCAATGTAGAAATGTATGCtatttcaatacaataattattttattaagtatCTGATAtattaaatggaatattttgttCCACAGCAAGTGTAGGGCCAATTTCGATATATGTCAACGCTAATGATGATTGGCAGCTCTATGGAGGTGGTGTTTTCGATGACATAGACTGTGACGATCTATTTTTTCATGCGGTTCTAATCACAGGCTACGATTCTCAATCCTGGACCATCAAAAACTCTTGGGGAACGGGATGGGGAGAAGAAGGATACATTAGACTTATTAGGGGTAAAAGTCAATGCGATGTCACAGTATTTCCCATATACCTTGTACtgtaattgataaataaaaagcttTGAAGTGAATAGAGTAATTATATTTCCGACTTAACCTGTAACATATACATAATGAACATTGGTAGCAGTTTATGTAACTTTTGAGCTAACACATTCTGACATGGactttatttagatattatattGTGCGATATTCACTTTTGTCAGACTGATTTCAATTGATTAATTTATCTCTATCAGTACAACAACGATTTAGTTACCATCTAGATAAATAATCTTGCAATcttgagtatttttttttgatatccgtcagaaatgtatgaaattaatatttatcttAACTAATCTTATGatgtatttaatattaatcaatcgtataaaaagtatttatcgATCGTATTCACATTATTATTCCCTGGGAAACAGACAAATCccaaataaactttgaaaatgaaGCTTTTGGTTCTTTTGGTTGGTTTTATTGTTGTCCAAGCTTCAGATTATGAACAATGGCAAGATTTCAAAGTGAGTAAACATTTTGTCATCCCATAATTTTTCTCTAATAGCTATGCGATTTTTATGTATACAAACTACTACATAGGGACTAATGGGAGTATATAGAGTGAGTCAAAATAATATTAGTTCTTCatataaacttttaaaataacttattcaaatcgagaaattcaatattcattcaataaatttgaaggATAATGAGTTTTGGTGGAGAAGTAGCTCAAAAATAGctacttttccaccaaaacatTATAGTACGAAATGAAAGTTATATAGGGATGAATTAGTTCTCTATATAAACTTTTCTAATGATTAAATCGctaaattttctcataaaaaggTTTTGTGTGGAAGTTTTATTAGTCCATTCTCCCAAAACAGAGTTTACATTTCCTCCCTAATAACTGAATTACcgacaaataattttaaaacatttgctGATTTATTATCAAAGATCACAGCAATACCATATTTTTGTGCAACCTTAGCTggtttcaaaaaaatcattaaagcCAATGGTGCAAGTACGAAGACATAACATCCTATATAAATTATccatataattatttgaatcaacGGAAACATGACACCGTATgcattgttatttttttataaaatcatggCTAAGAAATGCTAATCGACAGTTCTAAGTGAAATTTGAGTTAAACTATTGATTATattagatacaaattaaataaaatcattccGTATGCTTAGTAAGTAGATCcacattgtttataaaaattattcgatattttttaagttGTTACTTTTTTAaggtgaaattttcaaagtcgcaCTCATTAACTGAAGATAAGCTAcgttttgaaattttccaaaataacctACGCAGAATCGAAAAACATAATGCCATGTACGAAAAGGGAGAAGTATCATATTTTATGAAGATAACACAGTTTGCTGATTGGACCTTAGAAGAATACAAATCGATGTTAGGAGCTCAACTCAATGGAGAACCAAAGTTTAATCCCATAGGGACATTTAAACCTGAAGTTAACTTCACCAGACCAGAGTCAATTGACTGGAGACAAAAAGGGGCCGTATTGGCAGTTAAGACTCAAGGACAATGTGGTTCATGCTGGGCTTTTAGTACTGTAAGTACTGATATAACCTATTAAGACAGCAAGAGAGAAAACTTAACGTATACATTctcatttaattcaataatatatcgGAATGTATTCAGATTTTTCGTTTGAATTCTGATCTAGGATAGAATTATCCTAACACTGCTCTCCATTTTTACATAGATCTGAACGTTTCGTCCTCTTCAATCGACTATTTTAGTCGTGTTGAAAGAGTGATATCAACATGATCGTTCATTATTTATCCGTgcatatattttgatattttcccTAACTATTGCTACGTTCAGTTTCCCATCTAGCATTCTGAATATAGTTAGCTTCAATCATAAAAATACAGAGTTTTGGATTGAAGAACGACCGATTGATATACCAAAATCGAATAAATCGATATTCCTATGTCGTTATAATTTGTAGTTAATATTATTTCCAGACAGGTGCTCTTGAAGGTCAACTTGCCATTCATCGCAATCAATATATTCCTTTGAGTGAACAGGAATTAGTGTCTTGTGATGAAAATAACCGTGCATGTAAGGGTGGTTGGATTGATGTTCCCTATACGTACATAAAACAAAATGGTCTGAGTTCTGAAGAGCAGTATCCATATACTGGCAACGAGAGTAGTTGTATTAACAATATCACTAACAAACCTCTCACCACTGTTCAAGGATTTATCTCGATAGAAAAAGACGAAGAGTCAATGGCTGATGCCGTCGGTAAGGGTGATATATCTGAATATAAATCAATTACttcttgttttctgttttaCTATGAGAAACTTTTCTTCCTATTTCACAGCAACTGTAGGTCCAATTTCGATATATGTCAACGCTATTGCTAATTGGCAGTTATATGGAGGTGGTATTTTCGATGACAAAGACTGTGTCCATGATTTTAATCACGCTGTTATCATCACAGGCTACGATTATCAATCCTGGACCATCAAAAACTCTTGGGGAACGGAATGGGGAGAAGAAGGCTACATGAGACTTATCAGAGGCAAAAGTCAATGTGGTATTACAATCCTTCCCATTTATCCTGTATTGTAATTGATGAATAAACTAGTATGAATTGACTTATTATATTCCCCTTTAAACATTTCTGAGAAGATTACTTTTGACACATGTGAAATTTAGACAAAATCAACTGTAACTGTAAGTACAAACTACATACTAGAAGAATATATGAtcatcttctttttttcttaacaCATGATTCACAATCCGTGATAGAAATTGGTCGCAGTTTATATGGATTCTAAATAAACATATTCCGGTGTAAAATTTGATTCAGATtctattatgaattattatacTGAaatataactggcgcagtcagtaaTATCGTATAGTAGAAACTTGTCGTTATCAAACATTCATTAGCGAAAAGAACTcgtggaaaacaaaaaaactgaattccAGGATCGACAGCATTTCAAGTTCGGTATCATATAACTTTGTAAACATTTCCGAAAGAACAGCGTTTGAAGAatcaaattaaacttttaatttttcttgcaATTAGTTATATTATCTgctttttatcattttcactGGTTCATTTGCAGATAGTTTCACAGCCCCTATTACGGATTTAAGTATTGGAgataataatgtaaataaaaggGAACACAAAATGATTTATGCACAACTTGATatgtgaaaatttgtattttaccaaattttgaTGATTATGCTTGAACGACAGGCTATTGCTGACACTTGTTGTCACGTCTTGTCCACGTGAATGAGTACTGTAAGGAAAAACAAGAAGTTTTTCGAGTACTGAGTACTTCAAAATAGAAGTTGTTATGAGTATCGATACTGACTACTTTAAATACTCGTCACTATATTGAGTATCATGTATTGAGTATTGCCCAGTTTTGTTCCTAAGTGAGTAGAGCatcactcaatttttttctgttagttCCAATCTTCATTGGATTGATCTCATTTTTCTGATAAACTCTCTGTATCAATACTACAATGATTAATTTATCATCTAGATAAATATTGTTACGATTTTGagtgttttttatatatttgtataaaattcatcaaattaaGATTCATCTGactaattttttcatgtattcAATATCaatcaaacatataaaaagtctATTTGTCGAACGtattaacatttatttctatttggaAGGAGACATTTAACGAGTAGCtggagaaattcaaaaattcaaattttaaaacgcTGCAATTCTTAACTTACTAATTTCCAGACGATGAaaacataagtattcgaaaggttggaaatatatttcaaccGTAATAGTAAAAAcgagaaaacatttaatatctacTTGTTTATTGATTGTTGTAGGATTGTTtgccaataaaaaaatatatgctaTTTGGTGGAGTTTTCAAAGACTGTGATGATCTATTTAATCATGCAGTTCTCATCACAGGCTACGATTCTCAATCCTGGACCATCAAAAACTTTTGGGGAACGGGATGGGGAGAAGAAGGATACATCAGACTTATTAGGGGTAAAAGTCAATGCGGTGTCAAAGTATTTTCCATATATCCTGAACtgtaattgataaataaaatgctTCGAAGTGAATTGACTAATTATATTTCCGACTTAACCTGTAACATAGCATATAAGAGTTTACAATGAATACCAGAGGTGCGTGTGATTATTTACTTCTTTTGTCAACACATGATGAACAGCAGTTTGTGTAAACTTTTAGCTGCCATGGGattatatttagatattatattGAGAGTTATTCACTTTTGTCAGACTGATTTCAATTGATTAATTTATCTCTATCAGTACAACAACGATTTAGTTACCATCTAGATAAATAATCTTGCAATCTTGagtattttttttgatatccgtcagaaatatatgaaattaatatttatcttAACTAATCTTATGatgtatttaatattaatcaatcgtataaaaagtatttatcgATCGTATTCACATTATTATTCCCTGAGAAACagacaaatttcaaataaactttgaaaatgaaGCTTTTGGTTCTTTTGGTTGGTATTATTGTTGTCCAAGCTTCAGATTATGAACAATGGCAAGAATTCAAAGTGAGTAAACATTTTGTCATctcatcatttttttctaatagcTATGCagtttttatgtatataaaccACTACTTTTCCACCAAAAGATTATAGtacgaaataaaagttatataggGACTAATGGGAGAGTATAGTGTGAGTCAAAATAATGTTAACTCTTCATATAAACTTTTCTTATAACTCATTCATatcaaaaaattggttttccaacatttttaatcaataaatttgaaacataataaGTTTTGGGGGAAAAGTAgcaatttttatgtatataaaccACTACTTTTCCATCAAAAGATTATAGTATGGAATGAAAGTTATATAAAGACTAATTAGTTCCCcatatataataatcaaatcgcaaaattttctcacaaaaagGTTTTGTCTGGAAGTTTTAATAGTCCAATCTCGCAAAACAGAGTTTGTATTTCCTCCAAAATAACTGAAGTAGATCaacattgtttataaaaactataattattcgataatttttaaGTTGTTACTTTTTTAaggtgaaattttcaaagtcgcaCTCATTAACTGAAGATAAGCTACgtttcgaaattttccaaaataacctACGCAGAATCGAAAAACATAATGCCATGTACGAAAAGGGAGAAGTATCATATTTTATGAAGATAACGCAGTTTGCTGATTGGACCTTAGAAGAATACAAATCGATGTTAGGAGCTCAACTCAATGGAGAACCAAAGTTTAATCCCATAGGGACATTTAAATCTGAAGTTAACTTCACCAGACCAGAGTCAATTGACTGGAGACAAAAAGGGGCCGTATTGGCAGTTAAGACTCAAGGACAATGTGGTTCATGCTGGGCTTTTAGTACTGTAAGTACTGATATAACCTATTAAGACAGCAAGAGAGAAAACTTAACGTATACATTctcatttaattcaataatatatcgGAATGTATTCAGATTTTTCGTTTGAATTCTTATCTAGGATAGAATTATCCCAATATTGCTCTCTATTTTTACATAGATCTGAAAGTTTCGTCCTCTTCAAGCGTCTACTTTAGTCGTGTTGAAAGAGTGATATAAACATGATCGTTTACTATTTATCCGtgcaaatattttgatttcttccCTAACTATTTCTAAGTTCAGTTTCTCAACCAGTATTTTGAATATAGTATGCTGAATTCATTCCTATGTCATTATAATTTGTAGTTAACATAATTTCCAGACAGGTGCTCTTGAAGGTCAACTTGCCATTCATCGCAATCAATATATTCCTTTGAGTGAACAGGAATTAGTATcttgtgataaaaataaccaTGCATGTAGTGGTGGTTGGATTGATGTTCCCTATACATACGTAAAACAAAATGGTCTGAGTTCTGAAGAGCAGTATCCATATACTGGCAACGAGGGTAGTTGTATTAGCAATATCGCCAACAAACCTCTCACTTCTGTTCAAGGATTTGTCTCGGTTGAACCAGACGAAGAATCAATGGCTGATGCCGTTGGTAAGTGTGATTTATCTGCATATAAGATAAATTACTTCTTGTTTTCTGAGAGAAACTTtaatgcaatattttatttcacagcAACTGTAGGTCCAATTTCGATATATGTGAACGCTAATGGTAATTGGCAGTTATATGGAGGTGGTATTTTCGATGACAAAGACTGTGATGATTTTTATAATCATGCTGTTATCATCACAGGCTACGATTCTCAATCCTGGACCATCAAAAACTCTTGGGGAACGGGTTGGGGAGAAGAAGGCTACATGAGACTCATCAGAGGCAAAAGTCAATGCGGTATTACAGTCTTTCCTATTTATCCTGTACTATAATTGATGAATAAACTAGTATGAATTGACTTATTTTATTCCTGTTCAAACATTTCTGAAAAGATTACTTCTGACAAATGTAAAATTCAGACAAAACGAACTGTAACTGTGAGTACATACTAAATACCAGaatatatatgtaataatttttttttgttagaacATGATTCACAATCCTTGATATAAATTGGTCGCAGTTCATGTGAATTCAAAACAAACAGATTCTGGCGTGAAATTTGATTCAGGATTTCATATTCTATTATGAGTTACTATACTGAaatataactggcgcagtcagcAGAATCGTATAGTAGAAACTTGTCATTCTGAAATATTCATTAGCGAAAAGAACTCgtggaaaccaaaaaaaaaaactgattttcagGATCGACAGCATTCCAAACCAGAATCACTTGTagaatcaaattaatattttcgattttattgCAAGTAGCTATGTTGGATTAATCTGCTTTTCATCCTTTGAGTTTTTcggaaaacagaaaaatctaAATTGAGATgtgaaaatgaaactttttgttCTTTTGGTTAGTTTTATGATGGTCAAAGCTTCAGACTATGAACAATGGCATGAATTTGAATTGAGTAAACATTTTgtcacaattatttaaaataaaacttataacatgcttaaaaaatatttttttcttgaatagCTGAACTGAATTGATGATAACAAACTTCATAACTTGTACATTTTCCTTGAAATTACTTTCTTCACACTTGACGAGGTAAAAAAAATCTTGAGtctgatttaaaaaattattttttgttctgaaGAATTTCGTAAATTGTCTATGTTATAAGTAGGGTTGCCAACATTTTCTCAACGAAATACAGTATTTTCCTCAATACAGTACacttctaaatataaaaatttttgtagcttttgcaaaaattaaaaaatagacaAAGATACAAGTcctttttgtaaaaactatatttCTTTGTTCTCCTTGCATTTTCTAACAATGTTATATGGAAAATGACTTATggaatgttaaaaatttaaattcaactATTCCCATCAtcaaaatagtttgaaaaacaGATCACTCAAACCCTTTAAATTCAATAGTATGTTGTTTACACAAGGAAGCAACGGAAGCCACCTAGTTTCAACAAGAAATAAGTTTGAAATCACTTGAAAAGACCCACAATGTGGCTTTAGGAATGAAATGAGCGCAAACGactcaatatttatattcaattattcatatatgaaaaaaagttactgaCGAAAGAAACTACGGCTGCTGCTGATCAAAAGACGCCCCCACAAACAAAATCAATGCCTAGTGCAGAAAAAAAGAAGGTTCAAGTCACAAGATGAGAAGAGATTGTGTAGGgttaagtgaaaaaaatcataaaaaatggtAAGTGTAAGTGTAAGGTAATATTTTAAGGACCCAGGACGGTTCAACCAAACTATGAAACACATTTAAATACGGTTCCTTGAGCCGCGGAAAACGTTCGAATTAAAATACGTGATGCGTTGTTCTATAGGACTGCTCAGTTGCGAGCCTTTGGACCATACCGGGGCTCAACTTTCACATTTATATCAAACAAACTGTAGAAGTAAGTTCTTATAAGCTGGTTATATATGAAGCatgtatttttaatagaatGATATGGTTATTATGCAGCTTAAGCATGGAAAAGTTCACTTGAGAAGGAAAACTTCTATTTGCTAAATGTTGCAACGAAGACGTTATGATATTTGTTATCTCTTTGAACACCGAAGATTTTGACCAATAGAAGAACATCATAAtgttattttcgatttacatcgCAAATCTCTCCAAATTCTACTTATGCTTTTCTCATAATAGTATTATTCTATATTAAAGTGGTGAATTTTGTTGTCTCTGTGAAGTAATCTGATCTTATTTCATGAACAATTAGATAGATTAGGAACTTGATCTACTCGCTGAACTATTTGCTTAAGAATCTTATTGTTTAGGAAGGTTATACTTTTTTCGGCTAATTTAGCACAGTACTCTAATCATGAATACTTCACAGTGAGTAGTTTTAAAAGGTACTTGAAAGCTTTAGAGTACGAGTACGAAAAGTACTTTCACAAATTTCAGAGAATACTCACGAGTActcattcattttttcataattttgaatttaggcTCAAGTAATTTTCTTGAATCTGTTGTCTGGTGATTGATTGATAATCTGTGACAAAGTAGGTGACAAGACAAGTGAGGACAAGCTAAGATTGGCTGAAACTTCTTGTAGGGGTCTCTGTCTCGTTAGTTGTGAAATGTAGGTATTACAAGTACCGAGTATTGTAAAATAAAACGACTCGTAACTTTTCGAGTCCTGAGtacttcaaaataaaactacGATTTACTGGAGTATTTCCCCGATCAGTTCTGAAACattactcaatattttcttttgttgaaaTCTACATTAGACAGacttcatttttctaaaaaaattctcttCAACTACATGTGAACATAGTATTGATATCATTTATATCTATCGGTCTTTcgaagattattttattatctagaTACATAATCTTGCATCTTGagtgttttttatttacttaaaaaattcatcaaagaAATTATCTTAAtcttataatatattcaaaataaaacatataaaacgTATATTTCTCGAACGTATTCACATTATCTTACTTAAGAAGCAGGAAAAGTTACAAAATAACTTTGGAAATGAAACTTTTACTCCTTTTGGTTAGTTTGGTAGTAGTCAGCGCATCAGACTATGAATTATGGGAAGAATTCAAAgtgagtaaatattttatttataacaaaccGATAACTTGTGTGTACCAACGACGTTTTCGTTGCAATTACTCCTCTTAGGCTCTTTACATACCATTTCTATCATATAGTTTCGTTTCCCCATTTCTTAACTTCTTCGTTTCTTCTACAAAAAGCTAATATGTTTCGCTGTCAAGAATTTTCTCATTCACTTGTGTTTTAAGAGAAGCATTCTGCAGAGAAGAGAAGcatatatttgtttcaaatttctattaGCTTATTGTGCTGATATTACCATTAACAAGACCGCGaacaaaactattaaatattcTCCGATAAAGCCGTAATGCAACTAGAATTCGAAACATTGCGAATGAAAGGACTGAAACAGAGCCGGAAATCACGTGTTAAGATAGTATGGCTCAAATTCATGCTCCTCAATCACAAGAGTAAAGTGAAACGGCTCAAACGGCAATGCGAAATTGTCGAGCAAATCTGAAGTACTGATTTGAATCGAGCAACGTTTTGATAGGATTGCAGTAGTGATTACTGTCTGTCTTGCATTGTCCATGACCACTAACAAATCACAAGgccaattttcaaaagtttgttGTCCGAATTTTGGAAATCCATGTTTGTCTCATGGTTGATTATATATGGCATATTCACGGGACGTTATTTGTTCTTTCGCCtgataataaaacataaatgtCGTCTATCCCCTTCTGCTACACGGAAGAATGCAAAATATGCATCAAAATACCTGGTTAAAAACGAATTAtcagaatattttattcatttcatttatatttattatcctCTTAAAGCAATTGCATTTCATTGCATCCATTATCTGTTTATTTACTGCTTCTAAGACGGAATATTGTTCATAAAATCAGAATAGCAGAAACTAATCGAAAGGGCCGTTTATTTTTCGaagagaaatattgaatttattacaaattacatATGTTTCACAGGTTTGTAgatattattcacaaaaaacgatgattgtttgatattttctaaGTTGTCACCTTTTTTTTAAGGTCAAATTCTCAAAATCGCACTCATTAACTGAAGATGAGCTAcgtttcgaaatttttcaaaataacctgCGCAAAATCGAAGAGCATAATGCCATGTATGAAAAAGGAGAAGTATCATATTTTCTCAAAGTAACTCAGTTTGCTGACTGGACTTCAGAGGAATTCAAATCCATGCTGGGTGCTCAACTTAATGGAAAGCCAGAAATCAGTCCCATAGGCACATTTAAACCCGAAGCTAACTTCACCAGACCAGAGTCTATTGATTGGAGACAAAAAGGAGCAGTATTAGGAGTTAAGAATCAAGGACTATGTGGTTCATGCTGGGCTTTTAGTACTGTAAGTATAACCTATTGAGGCAGCAAGAGAGAAAACTTAacgaaaaactgattttataatttcttaccCTGAACTTCGTATACAATCATCAAAACTGATGTGGCACAGTCCTTCCACATCTGTGAACTTCCACCTATCACTGTGCTCTGCTTAATCACTTCCAGTTAATATTTAGACCAGATCTGAAGGTTCCATCCTCTCTAACCTTTTCCTTAAATCTTATTAATGGAGTAGCTATAGCCACTCGATCTTAACATGATTGTGTATCCATATCTCTTGATTCCTTCTTTAATTATTGCTCAATTCAGGTCTGTATCCAGTACTTCGATTATAGTATGGAGCAGCTGTAAAAGTACAAAGTActtttagttttaaatcaaCAGAATAACATGTCCATACTTCATCATATCTATTTattagttaataaaattttcagacaGGTACTCTTGAGGGTCAGCTTGCCATTCACCGCAATCAATACATTCCTTTAAGTGAACAGGAATTGGTATCTTGTGTTAAAGATAACTTTGCATGTGATGGTGGTTGGGTTGACGTTGCCTACAAGTACGTACAACAAAATGGTCTAAGTTCAGAAGAACAGTATCCATACTCTGGCATCAAGGTTAGTTGCACTAATAATATCGCCAACAAACCTCTCACTTCTATTCAAGGATATTCCTTAGTTGGAACGAACGAAGAAGCAATGGCCGATGCCGTTGGTAAGTgtatttgatttgaatattagatgatatatttgtttcaattatttctttaagagaaatatatgatatttgaaatgcaatattttattacaCAGCAAGTGTAGGGCCAATTTCGATATATGTCAACGCTAATGATGATTGGCAGCTCTATGGAGGTGGTGTTTTCGATCACAATGACTGTGATGATGATTATAATCATGCTGTTATGATCATAGGCTACGATTCTCAATCCTGGACCATCAAAAATTCTTGGGGT
It contains:
- the LOC130450221 gene encoding cathepsin L-like proteinase, yielding MKLLLLLVSLVVVSASDYELWEEFKVKFSKSHSLTEDELRFEIFQNNLRKIEEHNAMYEKGEVSYFLKVTQFADWTSEEFKSMLGAQLNGKPEISPIGTFKPEANFTRPESIDWRQKGAVLGVKNQGLCGSCWAFSTTGTLEGQLAIHRNQYIPLSEQELVSCVKDNFACDGGWVDVAYKYVQQNGLSSEEQYPYSGIKVSCTNNIANKPLTSIQGYSLVGTNEEAMADAVASVGPISIYVNANDDWQLYGGGVFDHNDCDDDYNHAVMIIGYDSQSWTIKNSWGTSWGEEGYIRLIRGKSQCGVTVFPIYPVL
- the LOC130450426 gene encoding cathepsin K-like: MLGYQLNGKPEIRPIDTFKSEANFTRPESIDWREKGAVFGVKNQGQCGSCWAFSTTGGLEGQLAIHHKQYIPLSEQELVACDKDNYACVCGWIDVSYAYVQQIGLSSEEQYPYLGQGTSVGPISIYVNANDDWQLYGGGVFDDIDCDDLFFHAVLITGYDSQSWTIKNSWGTGWGEEGYIRLIRGKSQCDVTVFPIYLVL
- the LOC130450219 gene encoding cathepsin L-like proteinase produces the protein MKLLVLLVGIIVVQASDYEQWQEFKVKFSKSHSLTEDKLRFEIFQNNLRRIEKHNAMYEKGEVSYFMKITQFADWTLEEYKSMLGAQLNGEPKFNPIGTFKSEVNFTRPESIDWRQKGAVLAVKTQGQCGSCWAFSTTGALEGQLAIHRNQYIPLSEQELVSCDKNNHACSGGWIDVPYTYVKQNGLSSEEQYPYTGNEGSCISNIANKPLTSVQGFVSVEPDEESMADAVATVGPISIYVNANGNWQLYGGGIFDDKDCDDFYNHAVIITGYDSQSWTIKNSWGTGWGEEGYMRLIRGKSQCGITVFPIYPVL
- the LOC130450220 gene encoding cathepsin L-like proteinase encodes the protein MKLLVLLVGFIVVQASDYEQWQDFKVKFSKSHSLTEDKLRFEIFQNNLRRIEKHNAMYEKGEVSYFMKITQFADWTLEEYKSMLGAQLNGEPKFNPIGTFKPEVNFTRPESIDWRQKGAVLAVKTQGQCGSCWAFSTTGALEGQLAIHRNQYIPLSEQELVSCDENNRACKGGWIDVPYTYIKQNGLSSEEQYPYTGNESSCINNITNKPLTTVQGFISIEKDEESMADAVATVGPISIYVNAIANWQLYGGGIFDDKDCVHDFNHAVIITGYDYQSWTIKNSWGTEWGEEGYMRLIRGKSQCGITILPIYPVL